Below is a genomic region from Jiangella gansuensis DSM 44835.
TGGGCCGGCAACCCGTGGGTGTCGTTCCTGGCCCGCCGCCTGGTTCGGCTGGTCGCGTCGGTGGTGGTGCTGGTGACGCTGGCGTTCCTGATGATCCACCTGATCCCGGGCGACCCGGTGCGCGCGTCGCTGGGGATCACCGCGCCGCCGGACCTGGTCGAGGCCCGGCGGGAGAGCCTCGGCCTGAACGACCCCCTGCACGTGCAGTACCTCGACTACGTGCGCGGCCTGTTCGCCGGTGACCTCGGCACGTCGATGACGTCCAACGTCCCGGTGGCGGAGACGATCGGCCAGCGGCTGCCGGCGACGGCGTCCCTGGCGGTCGCGGCGTTCGTCCTGGTCATGCTGGTCGCGATTCCGCTCGGGCTCGGCATGGCGGTGCTGACCCGGGGTGGGCGGCGCCGCGGTGCCGAACTGGGCTTCACCTCCTCCAGCGCGGTGGTCGCGGCCATCCCGGAGTTCCTGCTGGCCGTCGGGCTGGTGTTCGTGTTCGGTGTGACGCTCGGCTGGTTCCCGGTGGCCGGGCGGACCGATGCGACGTCGTACGTCCTGCCGGTGCTGGCGCTGTCGCTCGGCCCGGCGCTGCTGATGGCGCGGATCGTGCGGGTCGAGGCGCTGGCGGTGCTCGGCGAGGACTTCGTCCGCACCGCGCGGGCCAAGCGGCTGCCGCCGTGGCGGGTGTACCTGCGCCACGTCTTCCCCAACGCGCTGACCTCGACGCTCACCATCGGCGGACTGCTGCTCAGCGGGATGATCGTCGGGACGGTGCTGGTGGAGAACGTCTTCGCCTGGCCCGGCATGGGCATGACGATCGTCTCGTCGATCCTCTCGAAGGACTACCCGCTGGTGCAGGGGATCGTGCTGGTCTACGGCGTCGCCGTGCTGCTGGTGAACCTCGTCGTCGACCTGCTGCTCGCGTTGGCCGACCCGCGCTCGACGATCCGGGAGGGCTGAGATGCGTCGTGAGCACTGGCGCGCCGCGCTGCGCAACCCGGTCGGGGCGACGGCGGCGGTGCTGCTGTTCGCACTGGCCGTGCTGGCGGTGGTGGCGCCCATGCTGTGGGGCGACGCGGCGGAGGAGACCGACCCGGCCGCGTTGTCGCAAGGCTCGACCGGCGAGCACCTGCTCGGCACCGACGCGCTGGGCCGCGACATCCTGCTGCGTGTCCTGGTGGCGACCCGGTACTCGCTGGGACTGGCGCTGCTGGCGACGGCGATCTCCGTGCTCGTCGGGGTGCTGCTGGGGGTGCTCCCGGCGGTGCTGGGCCGGCGGTCCGGCCGGATGGTGGTCGCGGCGGTGAACCTGGCGGTCGCGTTCCCCGCGCTACTGCTGGCGCTGTTCTTCGCGGTGGTGTTCGGGGTCGGTGCCCGCGGTGCGGTGCTGGCGATCGGTGCGGCCGGAGCGCCGTCGTTCGCCCGGCTGGTGCAGACGACGGTGTCGTCGGTCGCGGGCCGCGACTTCGTGGCGGCCGCGCGGGTGGCCGGCGTCGGCCGGTTCCGGCTGGTGACGCGGCACCTGCTGCCCAACGCCGGCGAGCCGCTGGTGGTGAACGCGACGGTGATGGCGGGGTCGGCGTTGCTGGCGTTCGCCGGCCTGTCGTTCCTCGGGCTGGGCGTGCAGCCACCGGCCTACGACTGGGGCCGCCTCCTCGGTGAGGGCCTGGACCGGATCTACCTGAACCCGGCGGCGGCCCTGGCACCCGGCATCGCCGTCGTAGCGGCGGGGCTCGCGTTCACCCTGCTCGGTGAGTCGATCGCTCAGGTGGTCGGCCTGCGGGCGGCGCGGCCGGGGCCGGCGCCCGCGGACGGGTCACCCGCCACCGACCCGGCGCCGGCGGCACCGGCGGCACCGGCCGCCGCGGCTGGCCGTCAGCCGGACTCTGACGCCGTCCTCGCGGTCGAAGGGCTGCGCGTGGGCTTCCCCGGTGCCGGCCCGGACGGCTGGACGTATCCCGTCGACGGCGTGGATCTCTCGGTCCGCCGCGGTGAGACGGTGGGCATCGTGGGGGAGTCGGGCTCCGGGAAGAGCCTCACGGCGCTCAGCGTGGCCCGGCTGGCGCCGGAGCACGCCGTCGTCACCGCCGACCGGCTCGACGTCGCCGGCATCCCGCTCGGAGGGGACGGCGGCAGCACCGATGACGCGGAGCTGCGCAGGAAGCTGGGCACCCGGCTGGCCATGGTGTTCCAGGACCCGATGACGTCGTTCAACCCGTCGATGCGGGTCGGGTGGCAGCTGGCCGAGGTGACCCGGGTGCACGAGGGGCAGGGCCGGCGCGCGGCGCTGGCCCGCGCCGTGGACCGGCTGCGCACGGTGCGGGTCCCGGCGGCTCAGCGACGCGCGCACCAGTACCCGCACGAGTTCTCCGGCGGCATGCGGCAGCGCGCGATGATCGCGATGGGACTCATGAGCGAACCCGAGCTGATCATCGCCGACGAGCCCACCACGGCTCTCGACGTCACCGTGCAGCGGCAGGTGCTGCGGCTGCTCAAGGACGTGCAGCGCGAGACCGGCGCGGCCGTGGTGCTGATCTCGCACGACATCGCGGTGGTGGCGCAGCTGTGCCAGCGCATCGTCGTCATGTACGCGGGCCGGGTGGTGGAGGAGCTGCCGGCCGGCCGGCTGGACCAGGCCGCCCACCCGTACACGCGGGCGCTGCTCGGTTCCGTGCCGGATCTGACGACCGACCGTGACGAGCCGCTGACCACCATCCCGGGCCGACCGCCGGACCCGTCCGACCGCCCGGCGGGCTGCTCGTTCGCGCCGCGCTGTTCGTTCGCCGACGACGCGTGCCGGGCCGACCCGCGGCTGGCCGTCGTCGCGCCCGGGCAGCGGGCCGCGTGCTGGCACCCGCGGGTCGAGTCCGGGCCCGGCCCCACTTCTGGAGAGTTATCGACCCTTCCGGGCGGAGTGAAGCGTGCATGAGTCTCCAGAAGTGACCCGCGACAGGAGGACCGCGTGAGGGAGCTGGCGTTCCATGGCGTGACGGTGCGCTTCGGCACCGGGCGGTCCGCGCTGGCCGCCGTCGACGGTGTCGACCTCACCGTCCCGGCCGGTTCGGTGGTCGGCCTGGTCGGCGAATCCGGCTCCGGCAAGTCGACGCTGGCCAAGGCCGCGGTCGGCCTCGTCCCCACCAGCGGCGGCGAGATCCGGCTCGACGGCGCCGCGCTGCGCACTCGCCGCGACCGGCGCCGCCTGCAGATGGTGTTCCAGGACCCGTACGCCTCACTGGACCCGCGGATGAGCATCGGCGCGTCGATCGCCGAGGCGATCCCGGGCCGCGTCGGGCGAGCCGACCGGGCCGCCGAGGTGTCCCGGCTGCTCGAACTCGTGGACCTGGACCCGGCCCGGGCCCGCTCGCTGCCGTCCGGGCTGTCCGGCGGTCAGCGGCAGCGGGTCGCGCTGGCCCGGGCCCTGGCCGCCCGGCCGGACGTCGTGCTGGCCGACGAGATCACCTCGGCGCTGGACGTCTCGGTGCAGGGCTCGGTGCTGAACCTGGTCCGCGACCTGCGCCGGCAGCTCGGCCTCACCATGCTGTTCATCTCCCACAACCTGGCCGTGGTCCGCTACGTCAGCGACGTCATCGCCGTCATGTACCTGGGCCGCATCGTCGAGGCCGGACCGGCCGCGCAGGTGCTCACCGAGCCCCGGCACCCCTATACGCGCACCCTGCTGGACGCCGCGCCTCGCTTCGACGCCGGACTGGACGACCCCGTCCCGGCCGACAGCCCGCTGCTGGACGACGAGCCGCCGTCGCCGCACGACCCGCCGCCGGGCTGCCGCTTCCACCGCCGCTGCCCGATCGGCCCGCTGACCACGCCCGAGCGCACCATCTGCGTGGAGCAGGACCCGCAGGCCGGTGCCGCCGACCGCCCGCACCGCGCCGCCTGCCACTTCGCGTCCGAGCCGGTCCAACTGGAGGTCCCCGCGCCATGACCCAACGGCCGACCCGCCCACTCACCGAGGCCGACGTGCTGGCCCTGCAGGTCCCCGCCGAGCCGGCGCTCTCGCCGGACGGCGCCCACGTGGTCTACGTGCTGCGCAGCAGCGACGAGGCCGCCGACGAGAACCGGTCGGCTCTCTGGCTGGTCGCGGCCGACGGGGCCACCACCGACGGGGCCACCGC
It encodes:
- a CDS encoding ABC transporter permease, encoding MTTPSTPAAVTPPPGPGPAGSAAAGPRAMWAGNPWVSFLARRLVRLVASVVVLVTLAFLMIHLIPGDPVRASLGITAPPDLVEARRESLGLNDPLHVQYLDYVRGLFAGDLGTSMTSNVPVAETIGQRLPATASLAVAAFVLVMLVAIPLGLGMAVLTRGGRRRGAELGFTSSSAVVAAIPEFLLAVGLVFVFGVTLGWFPVAGRTDATSYVLPVLALSLGPALLMARIVRVEALAVLGEDFVRTARAKRLPPWRVYLRHVFPNALTSTLTIGGLLLSGMIVGTVLVENVFAWPGMGMTIVSSILSKDYPLVQGIVLVYGVAVLLVNLVVDLLLALADPRSTIREG
- a CDS encoding dipeptide/oligopeptide/nickel ABC transporter permease/ATP-binding protein, which produces MRREHWRAALRNPVGATAAVLLFALAVLAVVAPMLWGDAAEETDPAALSQGSTGEHLLGTDALGRDILLRVLVATRYSLGLALLATAISVLVGVLLGVLPAVLGRRSGRMVVAAVNLAVAFPALLLALFFAVVFGVGARGAVLAIGAAGAPSFARLVQTTVSSVAGRDFVAAARVAGVGRFRLVTRHLLPNAGEPLVVNATVMAGSALLAFAGLSFLGLGVQPPAYDWGRLLGEGLDRIYLNPAAALAPGIAVVAAGLAFTLLGESIAQVVGLRAARPGPAPADGSPATDPAPAAPAAPAAAAGRQPDSDAVLAVEGLRVGFPGAGPDGWTYPVDGVDLSVRRGETVGIVGESGSGKSLTALSVARLAPEHAVVTADRLDVAGIPLGGDGGSTDDAELRRKLGTRLAMVFQDPMTSFNPSMRVGWQLAEVTRVHEGQGRRAALARAVDRLRTVRVPAAQRRAHQYPHEFSGGMRQRAMIAMGLMSEPELIIADEPTTALDVTVQRQVLRLLKDVQRETGAAVVLISHDIAVVAQLCQRIVVMYAGRVVEELPAGRLDQAAHPYTRALLGSVPDLTTDRDEPLTTIPGRPPDPSDRPAGCSFAPRCSFADDACRADPRLAVVAPGQRAACWHPRVESGPGPTSGELSTLPGGVKRA
- a CDS encoding ABC transporter ATP-binding protein, whose protein sequence is MRELAFHGVTVRFGTGRSALAAVDGVDLTVPAGSVVGLVGESGSGKSTLAKAAVGLVPTSGGEIRLDGAALRTRRDRRRLQMVFQDPYASLDPRMSIGASIAEAIPGRVGRADRAAEVSRLLELVDLDPARARSLPSGLSGGQRQRVALARALAARPDVVLADEITSALDVSVQGSVLNLVRDLRRQLGLTMLFISHNLAVVRYVSDVIAVMYLGRIVEAGPAAQVLTEPRHPYTRTLLDAAPRFDAGLDDPVPADSPLLDDEPPSPHDPPPGCRFHRRCPIGPLTTPERTICVEQDPQAGAADRPHRAACHFASEPVQLEVPAP